One window from the genome of Salvia splendens isolate huo1 chromosome 9, SspV2, whole genome shotgun sequence encodes:
- the LOC121749278 gene encoding protein BIG GRAIN 1-like D: protein MPIYTHPKGPSFSSSLLDAIYHRRTTATKAEDDIEKWMQSHSTTESSSASTTSINKPKPKKPISPAGKKISNFFNSIFSPRNFKSSRHCLDDDDEEWTSSSSSMRKSRSMKDAATTTSRSCLTKNASSRPAKSVRFLDQDKPKIGSHFIKKNIDCYESTEDDMSCGSSDLFELENIDDLPVFETTSLHSIGC, encoded by the coding sequence ATGCCTATCTATACCCACCCCAAAGGCccttccttctcctcctccctcCTCGACGCCATCTACCACCGCCGCACCACCGCCACCAAAGCAGAGGACGACATCGAGAAATGGATGCAATCCCACTCCACCACCGAATCCTCCTCCGCCTCAACAACATCCATCAACAAGCCCAAACCCAAGAAGCCCATTTCACCAGCCGGAAAAAAAATCTCCAACTTCTTCAACTCCATTTTCAGCCCCCGCAACTTTAAATCATCAAGGCACTGCCTtgacgacgacgacgaagaatggacctcctcctcctcctccatgaGGAAGTCCAGATCGATGAAGGACGCAGCCACAACGACGTCGCGGTCTTGCCTCACCAAGAACGCCTCGTCGAGGCCCGCCAAGTCGGTTAGGTTCCTCGACCAGGACAAGCCCAAGATTGGAAGCCATTTTATCAAGAAGAACATCGATTGCTATGAGAGTACCGAGGATGATATGAGCTGTGGTAGCTCGGATTTGTTCGAGCTCGAAAACATCGATGACTTGCCGGTGTTTGAGACTACCAGTCTTCACAGCATTGGATGCTAA
- the LOC121747357 gene encoding omega-amidase, chloroplastic-like codes for MRTGGDASPSTAMLSELSRSLKVTIVGGSIPERSGDRLYNTCCVFDTDGKLIAKHRKIHVFDIDISGKMTFKESETLIAGETPTVIDTDVGRIGIGICYDIQFQELAAIYASRGTVPCNYEVIISSFRCFFTFVRST; via the exons ATGCGCACCGGTGGTGATGCATCGCCTTCAACTGCAATGCTATCTGAACTTTCTCGTAGCCTAAAGGTCACGATAGTTGGTGGTTCCATTCCCGAACGAAGTGGTGACAGATTGTATAACACTTGCTGTGTCTTTGATACAGATGGAAAGCTTATAGCTAAGCACAGGAAG ATTCATGTGTTTGACATTGACATTTCTGGCAAAATGACCTTCAAAGAATCAGAGACTCTTATAGCAGGGGAGACTCCCACCGTTATTGACACAG ATGTTGGACGTATTGGTATAGGCATATGCTATGACATTCAGTTCCAAGAGCTAGCAGCAATATATGCTTCCAGAGGTACAGTGCCTTGTAACTATGAGGTCATCATTTCAAGTTTCCGATGCTTCTTCACATTTGTGAGGTCCACCTGA
- the LOC121747754 gene encoding protein Brevis radix-like 4 isoform X2: MLLRPNNPSEASPLRCDDPQIKDMALKASGAYRQCAPCAAQTAPHQRRNGESDSERFRWSYRRAGRRQLEARLKGISSGEGTPASASGRRVDPVVFVEESERKEWVAQVEPGVLITFLSLPRGGNDLKQIKFSREMFNKWQAQRWWTENCEKVTELYNVQRLNRQAFPLPGDDMASKIESVEHSPVTPPAGRECPNGVGAVASSSSDSLEQHSVSGTAKIEASSMRASDADRSGEMSISNAANMEREWVEEDEPGVYITIRALPHGRRELRRVRFSREKFGETHARVWWEQNRARIHEQYL; encoded by the exons ATGCTACTCCGACCAAACAATCCATCAGAAGCCTCTCCTCTCAG ATGCGATGATCCGCAGATCAAGGACATGGCGCTGAAGGCGTCCGGCGCGTACCGCCAGTGCGCGCCATGCGCCGCTCAAACGGCGCCGCACCAGCGGCGGAACGGCGAGTCCGACTCGGAGAGGTTCCGCTGGTCGTATCGGAGGGCGGGGAGGAGGCAGCTGGAGGCGCGGCTGAAGGGGATCTCCAGCGGCGAGGGGACGCCGGCGTCGGCGAGCGGGCGCCGAGTCGACCCGGTCGTGTTCGTGGAAGAGAGCGAGCGGAAGGAGTGGGTGGCTCAAGTCGAACCCGGTGTGCTAATTACGTTCCTGTCCCTGCCACGTGGAGGAAATGATCTTAAGCAGATTAAATTCAG CCGAGAAATGTTCAACAAATGGCAAGCACAAAGGTGGTGGACGGAGAATTGCGAAAAGGTGACGGAGCTATACAACGTGCAGAGGCTAAATCGGCAAGCGTTTCCTCTCCCAGGAGACGACATGGCCTCAAAGATAGAATCTGTCGAACATAGCCCGGTGACGCCGCCTGCGGGCCGCGAGTGCCCCAATGGAGTAGGGGCCGtggcctcctcctcctcggatTCACTCGAGCAACACTCAGTTAGTGGCACTGCTAAAATAGAAGCTTCCTCGATGAGGGCTAGCGACGCTGATCGATCTGGAGAGATGTCGATCAGCAATGCTGCCAATATGGAGAGGGAGTGGGTCGAAGAGGATGAGCCCGGCGTGTATATTACCATCAGAGCTCTGCCTCATGGTAGACGAGAGCTCAGACGTGTTCGGTTCAG CCGGGAGAAATTCGGAGAGACGCATGCTAGAGTGTGGTGGGAGCAGAATAGAGCAAGAATACACGAGCAGTACTTATGA
- the LOC121747754 gene encoding protein Brevis radix-like 4 isoform X1, whose protein sequence is MLTCIARSKQSSKDASSAVDLTPPEKYNSNATPTKQSIRSLSSQIKDMALKASGAYRQCAPCAAQTAPHQRRNGESDSERFRWSYRRAGRRQLEARLKGISSGEGTPASASGRRVDPVVFVEESERKEWVAQVEPGVLITFLSLPRGGNDLKQIKFSREMFNKWQAQRWWTENCEKVTELYNVQRLNRQAFPLPGDDMASKIESVEHSPVTPPAGRECPNGVGAVASSSSDSLEQHSVSGTAKIEASSMRASDADRSGEMSISNAANMEREWVEEDEPGVYITIRALPHGRRELRRVRFSREKFGETHARVWWEQNRARIHEQYL, encoded by the exons ATGCTTACATGCATTGCACGTTCCAAGCAATCCAGCAAGGACGCGTCGTCGGCCGTCGATCTTACCCCGCCGGAAAAATACAACTCCAATGCTACTCCGACCAAACAATCCATCAGAAGCCTCTCCTCTCAG ATCAAGGACATGGCGCTGAAGGCGTCCGGCGCGTACCGCCAGTGCGCGCCATGCGCCGCTCAAACGGCGCCGCACCAGCGGCGGAACGGCGAGTCCGACTCGGAGAGGTTCCGCTGGTCGTATCGGAGGGCGGGGAGGAGGCAGCTGGAGGCGCGGCTGAAGGGGATCTCCAGCGGCGAGGGGACGCCGGCGTCGGCGAGCGGGCGCCGAGTCGACCCGGTCGTGTTCGTGGAAGAGAGCGAGCGGAAGGAGTGGGTGGCTCAAGTCGAACCCGGTGTGCTAATTACGTTCCTGTCCCTGCCACGTGGAGGAAATGATCTTAAGCAGATTAAATTCAG CCGAGAAATGTTCAACAAATGGCAAGCACAAAGGTGGTGGACGGAGAATTGCGAAAAGGTGACGGAGCTATACAACGTGCAGAGGCTAAATCGGCAAGCGTTTCCTCTCCCAGGAGACGACATGGCCTCAAAGATAGAATCTGTCGAACATAGCCCGGTGACGCCGCCTGCGGGCCGCGAGTGCCCCAATGGAGTAGGGGCCGtggcctcctcctcctcggatTCACTCGAGCAACACTCAGTTAGTGGCACTGCTAAAATAGAAGCTTCCTCGATGAGGGCTAGCGACGCTGATCGATCTGGAGAGATGTCGATCAGCAATGCTGCCAATATGGAGAGGGAGTGGGTCGAAGAGGATGAGCCCGGCGTGTATATTACCATCAGAGCTCTGCCTCATGGTAGACGAGAGCTCAGACGTGTTCGGTTCAG CCGGGAGAAATTCGGAGAGACGCATGCTAGAGTGTGGTGGGAGCAGAATAGAGCAAGAATACACGAGCAGTACTTATGA
- the LOC121746540 gene encoding alpha/beta hydrolase domain-containing protein WAV2-like, translated as MVSFVSALLYGVGGIVVAGMALLVAFQEKLVYVPVLPGLTKSYPITPARLRLLYEDVWLTSSDGVRLHAWFIKLSSDCKGPTILFFQENAGNIAHRLEMVRIMLQQLQCNVFMLSYRGYGASDGFPSQQGITKDAQAALNHLVERVDIDTSRIVVFGRSLGGAVGTVLVRNNPDKVAALILENTFTSILDMAGVLLPFLKWFIGKGGSKGPKVLNFLVRSPWSTVDVIGEVKQPILLLSGLQDEMVPPAHMEMLYAKAAARNQQCSFVEFPTGMHMDTWLAGGDRYWRTIQEFLEKTVPEKKDSGSSKVD; from the exons ATGGTGTCGTTCGTGAGCGCGTTGCTCTATGGAGTTGGCGGAATCGTGGTGGCCGGCATGGCATTGCTCGTGGCTTTCCAGGAGAAGCTCGTCTACGTACCCGTGCTGCCTGGTCTCACTAAGTCCTACCCCATCACCCCTGCCCGTCTCCGCCTCTTATACGAGGATGTCTGGCTCACTTCATCAGACGGCGTCCGTCTCCACGCTTGGTTCATCAAGCTCTCCTCCGATTGTAAAG GTCCAACTATTCTTTTTTTCCAGGAAAATGCTGGCA ATATTGCTCACCGCCTTGAAATGGTTCGGATTATGTTACAGCAATTGCAATGCAATGTTTTCATGCTTTCATACAGAGG TTATGGGGCTAGTGATGGGTTCCCTTCACAACAAGGTATCACTAAGGATGCTCAG GCTGCTTTGAACCATCTGGTTGAAAGAGTAGATATTGACACTTCCAGAATTGTTGTCTTTGGAAGGTCTCTTGGGGGAGCTGTTGGAACTGTGCTAGTTAGAAACAATCCAGACAAG GTAGCTGCACTGATACTAGAAAATACTTTCACATCCATTTTGGACATGGCTGGAGTTCTCTTACCATTTCTGAAGTGGTTTATTGGAAAAGGTGGCTCCAAGGGTCCTAAAGTTCTTAATTTTCTTGTTCGTTCTCCCTGGAGCACTGTTGATGTTATTGGAGAG GTCAAACAACCAATCCTCCTCCTTTCTGGACTACAAGATGAAATGGTTCCCCCCGCTCACATGGAGATGCTATATGCTAAAGCAGCTGCCCGGAATCAGCAGTGTTCATTTGTAGAATTCCCTACGGGAATGCATATGGATACATGGTTGGCTGGTGGTGATCGATATTGGAGAACAATTCAGGAGTTCTTGGAAAAAACAGTGCCAGAAAAGAAGGATAGTGGCTCCTCTAAAGTGG ATTAA
- the LOC121746687 gene encoding PHD finger protein ALFIN-LIKE 3-like, with protein sequence MDGFGPDNYRTVWEVFGDYNGRRMALIKALTIDAKEFIRQCDPDKANLCLFGLPNGQWKIDLPPEKVPPDLPEPALGINFARDGMQEKDWLAYVAIHSDAWLLSLASYFGARCYFDKTDRKCLFDMINDLPTVLEVVIQYAKHKQQAISLERMSGHQPNDEAKYEGSNEEDEGSDEEDEGSDEEDEDGYEETTLCGSCGEYYTSDEFWITCDLCQIWFHGRCVNITFAEAEHITQFKCPTCTDKRARP encoded by the exons ATGGACGGATTTGGGCCCGACAATTATCGCACGGTGTGGGAGGTTTTTGGAGATTACAATGGTAGACGCATGGCCTTGATCAAAGCTCTCACCATTG ATGCTAAGGAATTCATCCGACAGTGTGATCCTG ATAAGGCAAATCTGTGTCTTTTTGGATTACCCAATGGGCAATGGAAAATAGATCTGCCTCCTGAGAAGGTGCCTCCAGACCTTCCAGAACCTGCTTTAGGTATAAACTTTGCCAGAGATGGAATGCAAGAAAAGGACTGGTTAGCTTATGTTGCCATCCACAGTGATGCATGGCTACTTTCTCTTGCCTCCTACTTTGGTGCCAGATGTTATTTTGATAAAACTGACAG GAAATGTCTATTCGATATGATAAATGATCTCCCAACCGTTTTAGAAGTTGTGATACAATATGCAAAACATAAGCAGCAAGCAATATCACTG GAGAGAATGTCAGGGCACCAACCAAATGATGAGGCCAAGTATGAGGGATCGAATGAAGAGGACGAGGGATCGGATGAAGAGGATGAGGGATCGGACGAAGAGGATGAAGACGGATATGAGGAAACCACCTTGTGCGGATCATGTGGTGAATATTACACCTCCGATGAATTCTGGATTACCTGTGACCTATGCCAGATATGGTTCCATGGGAGGTGCGTCAATATCACATTTGCTGAGGCGGAGCACATTACTCAGTTCAAATGTCCAACCTGTACAGACAAGAGAGCCCGGCCTTGA